The bacterium region GGAAGAGCAGCAGGGGGCGGAGAACCTGGTCGGGGTACTGATGGACATTAATCCGGCGGATCCCCTCATCGAGTCCTTGCATAAGCGCTGGGAAATCCGCAAAAAACTGCTGGAAGGTAACTGACGCGCGAGGCGCCGCCAATGATTCTGGTCATCGACAACTACGATTCGTTTACATACAACCTGGTTCAATACCTGGGTGAGTTGGGGGCGACGCTGCACGTCGTGCGCAACGATCGCGTCGATGATGCGCTGATGAAGCGTCTTCAGCCGGATCACATCGTCATCTCGCCGGGACCGGGCACCCCCGACGAGGCGGGGCTTTCCTGCCACGTTCTGACAGAGTACTCGCAGCACATCCCGACCCTGGGCGTCTGCCTGGGGCACCAGTGCATCGGCCAGGTGTTCGGCGGACGCGTCGTTCGCGCGCCCCGTTTAATGCACGGCAAGACGAGCCAGATCCGCCACGACGACACGGGCGTTCTGGAAGGTCTGCCCAATCCGTTCACGGCGACCCGCTATCATTCGCTGATCATCGAGGACGGCTCTCTGCCGAAGTCCGTCGAAGTACTTGCCCGTGCCGAGGATGATGACGCCATCATGGCGGTTCGCCACACGGTCTTCCCCATCCACGGCGTTCAGTTCCACCCGGAATCGATCCTGACCGGTGACGGGAAGAAGATCCTGAAGAACTTCCTGGAGATTCCGTCGCGGATATCTCTCTAGCGTTTTTCTGCAAATGACTGAAGGACAGCCTTGCTGAAGGTCACGGGTTCACGTGGCACGCGATCGAGGTCGAATCGCGCCGTGAGTTGATCCATCGTCACGCGCTCCCCCACTTCGCATTGCCCGAGCGTATGTGCCAGATAGCTGCGGATTGCCGCGGCATCGTATCCGCCATTCAAGAACGCAGTGAGGTCATCATCACCGGAACGCTTTGAGAGGCGACGGCCGTCTTCGCCGAGCATCAACGGAATGTGCAGGTACTGTGGGATTGGCAAATCCAAGCAATGAAGCACCCATGCCTGGCGCGCTCCGGAATCGAGCAGATCGTCGCCGCGGAGAACCTCCGTCACGCCGGAGCGAGAATCGTCGACTGCGCAGGCGAGTTGATATGCGAACAGCCCGTCGCCGCGCTTGATAACGAAGTCTCCGCAAATGCGCTGCAAGTTGACGATCAACTCGCCAACGAAGAGGTCGCTATATGGGAAGTCGGAGTCTTCGACGCGAAGCCGGTAGGAGTGCTGCAAACCATCAACGATGCGCTCATTTGCTTCGTCGTTACTCAGCTTGCTGCATGTCCCCGGATAGCCAATGATACCGTCCTCAGAGTGTGGCGCTGAGAGCGCGAGTTGGATGTCTTTGCGGCTGCAGAAGCAGGGATAGGCCCACCCCGCCGCGATGAGCTTTTCAAGAGCTTCAGCATATAGATTGGATCGTTCCGATTGGCGGAGTGGCTCTTCGTCCCAGTCGATTCCGAGTCCGCGAAGATCTTCAAGCTGTTGTTGCTCGGCGCCTTCGCGCACCCGTGGCGCATCCAGGTCCTCGACTCGCAGCAGGAATTGGCCGCCGCGCGATCGCGTGTAAGCATACGCAGCCAGGGCCGTGCGCAGGTTGCCTAAATGCAGCGCGCCCGTTGGGCTCGGTGCATACCGGCCAACGGGGCGCTGATCAGACTTCTCGGACAACATGAACGATCACTTTCCGCCGGCAACGATCTCCGCCACGCGGTCGCCGACATCGGTCGTCCCGCAATTCATCTCGCCAATGTTCAGTCCGGGCAACTCGCCGGCCACTTGCGCAACGGCGGACTCGATTGCAGTGGCGGCGTCGTCTTCACGCAAATGCCGCAG contains the following coding sequences:
- a CDS encoding aminodeoxychorismate/anthranilate synthase component II yields the protein MILVIDNYDSFTYNLVQYLGELGATLHVVRNDRVDDALMKRLQPDHIVISPGPGTPDEAGLSCHVLTEYSQHIPTLGVCLGHQCIGQVFGGRVVRAPRLMHGKTSQIRHDDTGVLEGLPNPFTATRYHSLIIEDGSLPKSVEVLARAEDDDAIMAVRHTVFPIHGVQFHPESILTGDGKKILKNFLEIPSRISL
- the gluQRS gene encoding tRNA glutamyl-Q(34) synthetase GluQRS; protein product: MLSEKSDQRPVGRYAPSPTGALHLGNLRTALAAYAYTRSRGGQFLLRVEDLDAPRVREGAEQQQLEDLRGLGIDWDEEPLRQSERSNLYAEALEKLIAAGWAYPCFCSRKDIQLALSAPHSEDGIIGYPGTCSKLSNDEANERIVDGLQHSYRLRVEDSDFPYSDLFVGELIVNLQRICGDFVIKRGDGLFAYQLACAVDDSRSGVTEVLRGDDLLDSGARQAWVLHCLDLPIPQYLHIPLMLGEDGRRLSKRSGDDDLTAFLNGGYDAAAIRSYLAHTLGQCEVGERVTMDQLTARFDLDRVPREPVTFSKAVLQSFAEKR